The proteins below come from a single Triticum aestivum cultivar Chinese Spring chromosome 5D, IWGSC CS RefSeq v2.1, whole genome shotgun sequence genomic window:
- the LOC123121748 gene encoding DNA (cytosine-5)-methyltransferase DRM2 isoform X1, with translation MVDWTSDNDDSDKFEWESDGEAEPSSAPAFRNLDAAGPSTLDSNGWANEEAPPTSLVEGYVLMGFPKEMVLKGIKEIGHSDANALLELLLTYKTLGDDAAAGNCSTSGCFPQSVEDDDDFDFENWDGDNDADGREPNPDSSGDEDFLREMSEKDNKIKSLVDMGFPEDEANMAITRCGVDAALTVLADSVYASQAAGDCHYGNLSDYEVTGSCFDSLGGRKRARLMEGSKKKRKRYGGAAQGNRRPLDGSHEEPMPLPNPMVGFNLPNDRLRSVTRRLPQQAIGPPFFYYENVALAPKGVWATISRFLYDIEPEFVDSKHLCAAARKRGYIHNLPIENRFPLLPLPPKTIFEAFPHYKKWWPSWDPRRQLNCLQTSMSSAKLTERIQCALASSGNPPPKSVQKYVMDECRKWNLVWVGKNKVAHLEPDEVEYLLGFPRDHTRGVGKTERFKSLGNSFQVDTVAYHLSVLKDMYPNGVNVLSLFTGIGGGEVALHRLGIHMRTVVSVEIGEVNRRILRGWWDQTQTGTLIEIADVKSLTDDRIATFVRRFGGFDLVIGGSPCNNLAGSNRHHRDGLEGEQSALFYHYFRIVDAVKSAMGRM, from the exons ATGGTG GACTGGACTAGCGATAACGATGATAGTGATAAGTTTGAGTGGGAAAGTGATGGTGAGGCTGAACCCTCATCGGCTCCGGCCTTCAGGAACTTGGATGCCGCTGGTCCTTCCACGCTG GATTCTAATGGGTGGGCCAACGAGGAAGCACCACCCACTTCGTTAGTCGAGGGATATGTGTTAATGGGTTTCCCGAAAGAGATGGTCTTGAAGGGAATTAAGGAGATTG GGCACAGTGATGCAAATGCGTTGCTGGAACTACTTCTCACATACAAG ACACTGGGTGATGACGCTGCAGCGGGTAATTGCTCTACTTCTGGCTGCTTCCCCCAGAGTGTtgaagatgatgatgattttgatTTTGAAAACTGGGATGGAGACAATGATGCTGATGGGAGAGAGCCCAACCCTGATAGTTCTGGTGATGAG GATTTCCTAAGAGAGATGTCAGAGAAGGACAACAAGATCAAGTCCTTAGTAGACATGGGCTTTCCTGAAGATGAAGCAAATATGGCTATTACCAGATGTG GTGTGGATGCCGCTCTCACTGTATTAGCTGATTCAGTCTATGCATCACAGGCTGCAGGAGATTGTCATTATGGGAACTTGTCTGACTATGAG GTTACTGGTAGCTGCTTTGATTCTTTGGGAGGGAGAAAGAGAGCAAGATTGATGGAAGGGAGCAAGAAAAAGCGGAAGCGGTATGGAGGTGCAGCACAAGGAAATCGACGGCCCTTGGATGGTAGCCATGAAGAACCAATGCCTCTCCCAAATCCAATGGTTGGATTTAACCTGCCTAATGATAGGCTACGATCAGTGACCAGACGGCTTCCTCAACAAGCTATTGGGCCACCTTTCTTCTACTATGAAAATGTGGCACTAGCTCCAAAAGGTGTATGGGCGACAATTTCAAGATTCCTGTATGACATTGAGCCAGAGTTTGTGGATTCTAAGCACTTGTGTGCAGCTGCTAGAAAAAGAGGCTATATCCATAATTTGCCAATTGAGAACAGATTTCCTCTCCTGCCTCTCCCTCCAAAGACAATATTTGAGGCTTTTCCTCATTACAAGAAGtggtggccttcttgggacccgaGAAGGCAACTCAATTGTTTGCAGACAAGCATGTCAAGTGCGAAATTGACAGAAAGAATCCAATGTGCTCTTGCAAGCTCAGGCAATCCACCACCTAAAAGTGTTCAAAAGTATGTCATGGATGAGTGCAGAAAATGGAATCTTGTCTGGGTTGGGAAGAACAAAGTTGCTCATTTGGAACCGGATGAGGTAGAATACCTGCTTGGTTTTCCAAGGGACCACACAAGGGGAGTTGGCAAAACAGAGAGGTTCAAATCTCTTGGCAATTCGTTCCAAGTAGATACCGTTGCTTATCACCTGTCAGTGCTGAAGGACATGTATCCCAATGGTGTTAATGTGCTATCTTTATTCACTGGTATTGGAGGAGGAGAGGTAGCACTGCACAGGCTTGGGATCCACATGAGGACTGTAGTTTCTGTTGAGATAGGCGAAGTTAATAGGAGGATTTTGAGGGGTTGGTGGGATCAGACTCAAACTGGCACATTAATTGAGATTGCTGACGTGAAATCTCTTACTGACGATAGAATTGCAACGTTTGTTAGAAGATTTGGCGGCTTTGACTTGGTGATTGGGGGCAGCCCATGTAACAACCTTGCCGGCAGCAACAGGCACCACCGTGATGGCTTGGAGGGCGAGCAATCTGCTTTGTTCTACCACTACTTCAGAATCGTGGATGCTGTAAAGTCGGCTATGGGGCGAATGTAG
- the LOC123121748 gene encoding DNA (cytosine-5)-methyltransferase DRM2 isoform X2, whose translation MSCCDRRTEVEGGLFNNKQMDWTSDNDDSDKFEWESDGEAEPSSAPAFRNLDAAGPSTLDSNGWANEEAPPTSLVEGYVLMGFPKEMVLKGIKEIGHSDANALLELLLTYKTLGDDAAAGNCSTSGCFPQSVEDDDDFDFENWDGDNDADGREPNPDSSGDEDFLREMSEKDNKIKSLVDMGFPEDEANMAITRCGVDAALTVLADSVYASQAAGDCHYGNLSDYEVTGSCFDSLGGRKRARLMEGSKKKRKRYGGAAQGNRRPLDGSHEEPMPLPNPMVGFNLPNDRLRSVTRRLPQQAIGPPFFYYENVALAPKGVWATISRFLYDIEPEFVDSKHLCAAARKRGYIHNLPIENRFPLLPLPPKTIFEAFPHYKKWWPSWDPRRQLNCLQTSMSSAKLTERIQCALASSGNPPPKSVQKYVMDECRKWNLVWVGKNKVAHLEPDEVEYLLGFPRDHTRGVGKTERFKSLGNSFQVDTVAYHLSVLKDMYPNGVNVLSLFTGIGGGEVALHRLGIHMRTVVSVEIGEVNRRILRGWWDQTQTGTLIEIADVKSLTDDRIATFVRRFGGFDLVIGGSPCNNLAGSNRHHRDGLEGEQSALFYHYFRIVDAVKSAMGRM comes from the exons ATGTCTTGTTGTGACCGGAGAACGGAGGTTGAGGGGGGTTTGTTCAATAATAAACAAATG GACTGGACTAGCGATAACGATGATAGTGATAAGTTTGAGTGGGAAAGTGATGGTGAGGCTGAACCCTCATCGGCTCCGGCCTTCAGGAACTTGGATGCCGCTGGTCCTTCCACGCTG GATTCTAATGGGTGGGCCAACGAGGAAGCACCACCCACTTCGTTAGTCGAGGGATATGTGTTAATGGGTTTCCCGAAAGAGATGGTCTTGAAGGGAATTAAGGAGATTG GGCACAGTGATGCAAATGCGTTGCTGGAACTACTTCTCACATACAAG ACACTGGGTGATGACGCTGCAGCGGGTAATTGCTCTACTTCTGGCTGCTTCCCCCAGAGTGTtgaagatgatgatgattttgatTTTGAAAACTGGGATGGAGACAATGATGCTGATGGGAGAGAGCCCAACCCTGATAGTTCTGGTGATGAG GATTTCCTAAGAGAGATGTCAGAGAAGGACAACAAGATCAAGTCCTTAGTAGACATGGGCTTTCCTGAAGATGAAGCAAATATGGCTATTACCAGATGTG GTGTGGATGCCGCTCTCACTGTATTAGCTGATTCAGTCTATGCATCACAGGCTGCAGGAGATTGTCATTATGGGAACTTGTCTGACTATGAG GTTACTGGTAGCTGCTTTGATTCTTTGGGAGGGAGAAAGAGAGCAAGATTGATGGAAGGGAGCAAGAAAAAGCGGAAGCGGTATGGAGGTGCAGCACAAGGAAATCGACGGCCCTTGGATGGTAGCCATGAAGAACCAATGCCTCTCCCAAATCCAATGGTTGGATTTAACCTGCCTAATGATAGGCTACGATCAGTGACCAGACGGCTTCCTCAACAAGCTATTGGGCCACCTTTCTTCTACTATGAAAATGTGGCACTAGCTCCAAAAGGTGTATGGGCGACAATTTCAAGATTCCTGTATGACATTGAGCCAGAGTTTGTGGATTCTAAGCACTTGTGTGCAGCTGCTAGAAAAAGAGGCTATATCCATAATTTGCCAATTGAGAACAGATTTCCTCTCCTGCCTCTCCCTCCAAAGACAATATTTGAGGCTTTTCCTCATTACAAGAAGtggtggccttcttgggacccgaGAAGGCAACTCAATTGTTTGCAGACAAGCATGTCAAGTGCGAAATTGACAGAAAGAATCCAATGTGCTCTTGCAAGCTCAGGCAATCCACCACCTAAAAGTGTTCAAAAGTATGTCATGGATGAGTGCAGAAAATGGAATCTTGTCTGGGTTGGGAAGAACAAAGTTGCTCATTTGGAACCGGATGAGGTAGAATACCTGCTTGGTTTTCCAAGGGACCACACAAGGGGAGTTGGCAAAACAGAGAGGTTCAAATCTCTTGGCAATTCGTTCCAAGTAGATACCGTTGCTTATCACCTGTCAGTGCTGAAGGACATGTATCCCAATGGTGTTAATGTGCTATCTTTATTCACTGGTATTGGAGGAGGAGAGGTAGCACTGCACAGGCTTGGGATCCACATGAGGACTGTAGTTTCTGTTGAGATAGGCGAAGTTAATAGGAGGATTTTGAGGGGTTGGTGGGATCAGACTCAAACTGGCACATTAATTGAGATTGCTGACGTGAAATCTCTTACTGACGATAGAATTGCAACGTTTGTTAGAAGATTTGGCGGCTTTGACTTGGTGATTGGGGGCAGCCCATGTAACAACCTTGCCGGCAGCAACAGGCACCACCGTGATGGCTTGGAGGGCGAGCAATCTGCTTTGTTCTACCACTACTTCAGAATCGTGGATGCTGTAAAGTCGGCTATGGGGCGAATGTAG